The proteins below come from a single Oerskovia jenensis genomic window:
- a CDS encoding 3-isopropylmalate dehydrogenase, producing the protein MTRNIDLAVVAGDGIGIEVVEQGLAVLEAALSGSDVKVSTTPFDLGARRWHATGETLTDEDLAAIRTHDAILLGAIGDPTVPSGVLERGLLLKLRFALDHYVNLRPGKLYPGVRSPLADPGEIDFVVVREGTEGPYVGNGGALRVGTPHEIATEVSVNTAFGVERVVRDAFARAQARPRKHLTLVHKHNVLVHAGHLWRRTVEAVNAEFPDVTTDYLHVDAATIFLTTNPSRFDVIVTDNLFGDILTDQAAAITGGIGLAASANINPDRTAPSMFEPVHGSAPDIAGQGKADPTATVLSVAMLLDHLGLAEQSQRVEAAVAADLAERGTRVRSTAEVGRELAARVAG; encoded by the coding sequence ATGACGCGCAACATCGACTTGGCAGTGGTCGCCGGAGACGGCATCGGTATCGAGGTCGTCGAGCAGGGCCTCGCCGTGCTCGAGGCGGCGCTCTCGGGTTCCGACGTCAAGGTCTCGACGACCCCCTTCGACCTCGGTGCGCGCCGCTGGCACGCGACCGGTGAGACCCTCACCGACGAGGATCTCGCGGCGATCCGCACGCACGACGCCATCCTCCTCGGCGCGATCGGCGACCCGACCGTCCCGTCGGGCGTCCTCGAGCGCGGCCTGCTGCTCAAGCTGCGCTTTGCGCTCGACCACTACGTCAACCTCCGCCCGGGCAAGCTGTACCCGGGCGTGAGGTCCCCGCTGGCGGACCCGGGCGAGATCGACTTCGTCGTCGTCCGCGAGGGCACCGAGGGCCCCTACGTCGGCAACGGCGGTGCGCTGCGCGTCGGCACGCCCCACGAGATCGCGACCGAGGTCTCCGTGAACACGGCCTTCGGCGTCGAGCGCGTCGTGCGTGACGCGTTCGCCCGCGCCCAGGCGCGCCCCCGCAAGCACCTGACGCTCGTGCACAAGCACAACGTCCTGGTCCACGCCGGTCACCTGTGGCGCCGCACGGTCGAGGCCGTCAACGCCGAGTTCCCGGACGTCACCACGGACTACCTGCACGTGGACGCCGCCACGATCTTCCTCACGACGAACCCGTCGCGATTCGACGTCATCGTCACCGACAACCTGTTCGGCGACATCCTGACGGACCAGGCCGCCGCGATCACCGGCGGCATCGGCCTCGCGGCCTCGGCCAACATCAACCCCGACCGCACGGCCCCCTCCATGTTCGAGCCGGTGCACGGCTCGGCCCCCGACATCGCGGGCCAGGGCAAGGCGGACCCCACCGCCACGGTCCTGTCCGTCGCGATGCTGCTCGACCACCTCGGCCTCGCCGAGCAGTCGCAGCGCGTCGAGGCCGCTGTCGCCGCGGACCTCGCCGAGCGGGGGACCCGAGTACGGTCGACGGCCGAGGTGGGGCGCGAGCTCGCTGCCCGCGTCGCCGGCTGA
- a CDS encoding branched-chain amino acid aminotransferase: MTSPLTAQPASSAEDLVALFDIRTSDTPTSPEARAAAISAPKFGTVFSDHMARISWNSTDGWIDRRIEKYGPLQLDPATAVLHYAQEIFEGLKAYRHQDGSVWTFRPEANAARFARSAHRLALPALSVDDFIGSITALVRTDIEWVPSGEEASLYLRPFMYASESFLGVRASLEAEYLVIASPVGPYFSGGVKPVSIWVDREFSRAGAGGTGDAKCGGNYASSLLPQTLAQEKGFEQVCFLDSSTSTFLEELGGMNVFVVKADGSVETPELTGSILEGVTRSSIIQLLNDRGHEVTERRIPLEELLADIASGAVTEVFACGTAAVVTPIGRLGGSNFDHTIADGGAGELTLAIRGELTDIQNGRAADRHGWMTRLA; this comes from the coding sequence ATGACTTCCCCCCTCACAGCGCAGCCCGCTTCCTCGGCCGAGGACCTCGTCGCGCTCTTCGACATCCGCACCTCGGACACCCCGACCTCCCCCGAGGCCAGGGCCGCCGCGATCTCCGCCCCGAAGTTCGGCACCGTGTTCTCGGACCACATGGCCCGGATCAGCTGGAACTCGACCGACGGCTGGATCGACCGTCGCATCGAGAAGTACGGACCGCTCCAGCTCGACCCCGCGACCGCGGTGCTGCACTACGCCCAGGAGATCTTCGAGGGTCTCAAGGCGTACCGGCACCAGGACGGGTCCGTGTGGACCTTCCGGCCCGAGGCCAACGCGGCCCGTTTCGCGCGCTCGGCGCACCGGCTCGCGTTGCCCGCGCTCTCGGTCGACGACTTCATCGGCTCGATCACGGCGCTCGTGCGCACCGACATCGAGTGGGTCCCGAGCGGCGAGGAGGCGAGCCTGTACCTGCGTCCGTTCATGTACGCCTCGGAGTCGTTCCTCGGTGTGCGGGCCTCGCTCGAGGCCGAGTACCTCGTGATCGCCTCGCCCGTGGGCCCGTACTTCTCGGGCGGCGTCAAGCCTGTCTCGATCTGGGTCGACCGCGAGTTCAGCCGCGCCGGTGCCGGTGGCACGGGTGACGCCAAGTGCGGCGGCAACTACGCGTCGAGCCTGCTGCCGCAGACGCTCGCGCAGGAGAAGGGCTTCGAGCAGGTCTGCTTCCTCGACTCGTCGACGAGCACGTTCCTCGAGGAGCTCGGCGGCATGAACGTGTTCGTCGTCAAGGCCGACGGGTCGGTCGAGACGCCCGAGCTCACGGGGTCGATCCTCGAGGGCGTGACGCGCTCGTCGATCATCCAGCTCCTCAACGACCGCGGTCACGAGGTCACCGAGCGGCGCATCCCGCTCGAGGAGCTCCTGGCCGACATCGCGTCCGGCGCGGTGACCGAGGTGTTCGCGTGCGGCACGGCCGCGGTCGTGACGCCGATCGGCCGCCTGGGCGGGTCGAACTTCGACCACACCATCGCCGACGGCGGAGCGGGCGAGCTGACCCTGGCGATCCGCGGCGAGCTCACCGACATCCAGAACGGCCGCGCGGCAGACCGCCACGGCTGGATGACGCGCCTGGCCTGA
- a CDS encoding DUF6069 family protein, translating to MSDPNYPPRGNVPQPGSPGHPQGVPPAIPPTVPPDPHVDFPAPHEPVNPADPRLAVEVGRFWAGAAATALVAALIGLVAVIILERIFSFTLVPPPDIFSTASHQAAFAIDGAILALLAAGLLHVLILTTPRPRAFFGWIMALVIVVITALPFAWTTDTTSAVLSGLVNLLIGVAVWSLLAGVAGRTIVRRPV from the coding sequence ATGAGCGACCCGAACTACCCGCCCCGCGGCAACGTCCCGCAGCCTGGTTCGCCCGGCCATCCCCAAGGGGTCCCGCCGGCCATCCCGCCCACGGTCCCACCCGACCCGCACGTCGACTTCCCCGCGCCCCACGAGCCCGTCAACCCTGCGGACCCGCGCCTCGCGGTCGAGGTCGGCCGCTTCTGGGCCGGGGCGGCCGCCACGGCGCTCGTGGCGGCGCTCATCGGCCTCGTGGCCGTGATCATCCTCGAGCGGATCTTCTCGTTCACGCTCGTGCCGCCGCCGGACATCTTCTCGACCGCCTCGCACCAGGCCGCGTTCGCGATCGACGGGGCGATCCTCGCCCTGCTCGCGGCGGGGCTGCTGCACGTGCTGATCCTCACGACCCCGCGCCCGCGGGCGTTCTTCGGCTGGATCATGGCGCTCGTGATCGTCGTCATCACGGCCCTGCCGTTCGCCTGGACCACGGACACGACGTCGGCCGTGCTGTCCGGGCTCGTGAACCTGCTCATCGGGGTCGCCGTCTGGTCGCTGCTCGCGGGCGTCGCGGGCCGGACGATCGTGCGCCGACCGGTCTGA
- the cimA gene encoding citramalate synthase: MTSQVNPVAPATASAPSTFHVYDTTLRDGAQQEGMNLTVADKLAIAPLLDELGVGFIEGGWPGAIPKDTDFFSRAAKELTLKNAVLAAFGATRKAGIKAADDQQVRALVASQAPVITLVAKSDLRHAERALRTTGAENLAMITDTVAFLVAEGRRVVLDAEHFFDGYRFDPAYSRATVEAAFAAGAEVVALCDTNGGMLPEWVGEIVTELRDVVGIPDGLHARAGDPLLGMHAHNDSGCAVANSLAAVAAGAAHVQGTVNGYGERTGNADLITVVANLELKHGRTLLVDGGLQETTRIAHAISEITNISPYARQPYVGASAFAHKAGLHASAIKVDPDLYQHIEPTLVGNDMRMLISDMAGRASIELKGREMGFDLSDQGDVLSRVTNRVKDDEARGYTYEAADGSFELLLREEIAGERPQFFRVESWRTIVERAGGRGTEATAEATVKLHAGGKRIVKTGEGNGPVNALDHALRLALRRVYPEIEAFELIDFKVRILDTEQGTDAITRVLIETTDGATSWSTVGVGPNLIEAAWEALTDSAIYGLIHAGVQPR, translated from the coding sequence ATGACTTCCCAGGTGAACCCCGTAGCTCCCGCCACAGCGAGCGCACCCTCGACGTTCCACGTCTACGACACGACCCTGCGCGACGGCGCGCAGCAGGAGGGCATGAACCTCACGGTCGCCGACAAGCTCGCGATCGCCCCGCTCCTGGACGAGCTGGGCGTCGGGTTCATCGAGGGCGGCTGGCCCGGGGCCATCCCCAAGGACACCGACTTCTTCTCCCGCGCCGCGAAGGAGCTCACGCTCAAGAACGCCGTGCTCGCCGCGTTCGGCGCGACCCGCAAGGCCGGGATCAAGGCCGCCGACGACCAGCAGGTCCGGGCGCTCGTCGCCTCTCAGGCGCCCGTGATCACCCTCGTCGCCAAGTCCGACCTCCGTCACGCCGAGCGTGCGCTGCGGACCACGGGCGCCGAGAACCTCGCCATGATCACCGACACGGTCGCGTTCCTCGTGGCCGAGGGGCGTCGGGTGGTCCTGGATGCCGAGCACTTCTTCGACGGCTACCGGTTCGACCCTGCGTACTCGCGCGCGACGGTCGAGGCCGCGTTCGCGGCGGGGGCGGAGGTCGTCGCGCTGTGCGACACCAACGGCGGCATGCTGCCCGAGTGGGTCGGCGAGATCGTCACGGAGCTGCGCGACGTCGTCGGGATCCCGGACGGGCTCCACGCCCGCGCGGGCGACCCCCTGCTCGGGATGCACGCGCACAACGACTCGGGCTGCGCCGTCGCCAACTCGCTCGCGGCCGTGGCCGCAGGCGCCGCGCACGTCCAGGGGACCGTCAACGGCTACGGCGAGCGCACCGGGAACGCGGACCTCATCACGGTCGTCGCGAACCTCGAGCTCAAGCACGGGCGCACGCTGCTCGTCGACGGCGGTCTGCAGGAGACCACGCGCATCGCGCACGCCATCAGCGAGATCACCAACATCTCCCCGTACGCGCGCCAGCCGTACGTCGGGGCGAGCGCGTTCGCGCACAAGGCCGGCCTGCACGCCTCGGCGATCAAGGTCGACCCGGACCTCTACCAGCACATCGAGCCCACGCTCGTCGGGAACGACATGCGCATGCTCATCTCGGACATGGCGGGACGCGCCTCGATCGAGCTCAAGGGGCGCGAGATGGGCTTCGACCTGTCCGACCAGGGCGACGTGCTCTCGCGCGTGACCAACCGCGTCAAGGACGACGAGGCCCGCGGGTACACGTACGAGGCCGCGGACGGTTCGTTCGAGCTGCTCCTGCGCGAGGAGATCGCGGGCGAGCGGCCGCAGTTCTTCCGGGTCGAGAGCTGGCGCACGATCGTCGAGCGGGCCGGTGGGCGCGGCACCGAGGCGACGGCCGAGGCGACCGTCAAGCTGCACGCCGGAGGCAAGCGCATCGTCAAGACGGGCGAGGGCAACGGGCCCGTGAACGCGCTCGACCACGCGTTGCGGCTCGCGCTGCGGCGCGTGTACCCGGAGATCGAGGCGTTCGAGCTCATCGACTTCAAGGTCCGCATCCTCGACACCGAGCAGGGCACGGACGCCATCACGCGCGTCCTCATCGAGACGACCGACGGGGCGACGTCGTGGTCGACCGTGGGTGTCGGGCCCAACCTCATCGAGGCGGCCTGGGAGGCGCTGACGGACTCGGCGATCTACGGGCTGATCCACGCGGGCGTGCAGCCGCGCTGA
- a CDS encoding FAD-binding and (Fe-S)-binding domain-containing protein: MSVSAATTRALEIRTDLLTRVAQAHDASHYLLRPEAVARAHDVPDVVAAFAEARRRGLSVTFRSGGTSLSGQASGAGLLVDTRTRFTRVEVLDDGARVRCQPGVTLRSVNGRLLRHGRRLGPDPASEIACTIGGVVANNSSGMACGTVDTAYRTIESMTLVLPSGTVLDTGAPDADERLRALEPALHRGLAELRDRVRASASMRATIAHQYSMKNTMGYGVNAFVDHDSPVTILEHLVVGSEGTLAFVADVTFRTVPLLPAASTTLLVFDALEHATDALATVTGSGARAIELLDAASLRVAAADPLADASMRAFATATTQTALLVEYQATSAEGLEPFEEAARRVIGDLALATPAELTRDPAARGRLWRVRKGLYTAVAGARAPGSTALLEDLVVPVPDLTATVRDLGGLFDQHGYDDAVTFGHAKDGNLHFMITPRLSDDGELDRFAAFTEDMVTLVLDRGGSLKAEHGTGRIMAPFVRRQFGDDLYAVMREVKALCDPTGLLNPGVLLTDDDEAHLTHLKLVPRVGTAAAGDLAEVVDRCVECGYCEPACPSRTVTTTPRQRIALLREMVTAPPSERAELERAYEYSAVDTCAVDSLCVTACPVGIDTGKVMKVRRAQRHGAVVQRAGRVAAEHWGGAVTGLRGALGVVDRLPTPLVTAASKVGRAVLGADVVPLVGADLPGPGPRRVASAGAVADASVVFFQSCMGSLFSPAEDSPSPGGVGPAFLALCERSGIQVAIPEPIAGLCCGTPWVSKGLTDGATAMAERAFAALWAATDGGRLPVVSDASSCTHGLEGIGSHLTGEAREWFGRLRVLDAVTFVRRDVLPALEASGRCPRAVGTTLGSLVLHPTCSSIHLGVVGDLEAVARAVADDVVLPLDAGCCGFAGDRGMLHPELTAAATRTEAAEVAAHARDHGTADAYASSNRTCEMGLSRATGQDYVHVVELLEAATRP; the protein is encoded by the coding sequence ATGAGCGTCTCCGCCGCGACGACGCGGGCCCTCGAGATCCGGACCGACCTCCTGACGCGGGTCGCCCAGGCGCACGACGCGTCGCACTACCTGCTGCGCCCCGAGGCGGTGGCCCGCGCCCACGACGTGCCCGACGTCGTCGCGGCCTTCGCCGAGGCCCGTCGCCGTGGGCTGTCGGTCACGTTCCGCTCGGGTGGGACGAGCCTGTCGGGTCAGGCGTCGGGCGCGGGCCTGCTCGTGGACACGCGCACGCGCTTCACGCGTGTCGAGGTGCTCGACGACGGCGCCCGCGTGCGCTGCCAGCCGGGCGTGACGCTGCGCTCGGTCAACGGGCGGCTCCTGCGCCACGGGCGGCGGCTCGGCCCCGACCCGGCGAGCGAGATCGCGTGCACGATCGGCGGGGTCGTCGCGAACAACTCCTCGGGCATGGCCTGCGGGACGGTCGACACCGCGTACCGCACGATCGAGTCGATGACCCTGGTCCTGCCGAGCGGGACCGTGCTCGACACGGGCGCCCCGGACGCGGACGAGCGGCTGCGGGCCCTCGAGCCCGCGCTGCACCGCGGCCTGGCGGAGCTGCGCGACCGGGTGCGTGCGAGCGCGTCGATGCGCGCGACGATCGCGCACCAGTACTCGATGAAGAACACCATGGGCTACGGCGTCAACGCGTTCGTGGACCACGACTCCCCCGTCACGATCCTCGAGCACCTGGTCGTCGGGTCGGAAGGGACGCTCGCGTTCGTGGCGGACGTGACCTTCCGGACCGTGCCGCTGCTGCCCGCGGCCTCGACGACCCTCCTGGTCTTCGACGCGCTCGAGCACGCGACCGACGCCCTGGCGACAGTCACCGGCTCGGGCGCGCGCGCGATCGAGCTGCTCGACGCGGCCTCGCTCCGCGTCGCGGCCGCCGACCCGCTCGCCGACGCGTCGATGCGGGCCTTCGCGACCGCCACGACCCAGACGGCCCTGCTCGTCGAGTACCAGGCCACGAGCGCCGAGGGGCTCGAACCGTTCGAGGAGGCCGCGCGCCGCGTCATCGGCGACCTCGCCCTCGCGACCCCTGCCGAGCTCACGCGCGACCCTGCGGCCCGCGGGCGCCTGTGGCGCGTGCGCAAGGGCCTCTACACCGCGGTGGCCGGCGCCCGCGCGCCGGGCAGCACGGCCCTGCTGGAAGACCTGGTCGTCCCCGTCCCCGACCTCACCGCGACGGTCCGCGACCTGGGAGGCCTGTTCGACCAGCACGGCTACGACGACGCCGTGACGTTCGGGCACGCCAAGGACGGCAACCTGCACTTCATGATCACCCCGCGCCTGTCCGACGACGGCGAGCTCGACCGGTTCGCGGCCTTCACCGAGGACATGGTGACCCTGGTGCTCGACCGAGGCGGCTCGCTCAAGGCCGAGCACGGCACGGGCCGCATCATGGCGCCGTTCGTCCGGCGGCAGTTCGGGGACGACCTCTACGCCGTGATGCGCGAGGTCAAGGCGCTGTGCGACCCGACGGGACTGCTCAACCCGGGGGTCCTGCTCACGGACGACGACGAGGCGCACCTGACGCACCTCAAGCTCGTGCCGCGGGTCGGGACGGCCGCGGCCGGCGATCTCGCCGAGGTCGTGGACCGGTGCGTCGAGTGCGGCTACTGCGAGCCCGCGTGCCCGTCGCGGACCGTCACGACGACCCCGCGCCAGCGCATCGCGCTCCTGCGCGAGATGGTCACGGCTCCCCCGTCCGAGCGCGCGGAGCTCGAGCGCGCCTACGAGTACTCGGCCGTCGACACGTGCGCCGTGGACTCGCTGTGCGTGACCGCGTGCCCGGTCGGGATCGACACGGGCAAGGTCATGAAGGTCCGCCGCGCACAACGGCACGGGGCCGTCGTCCAACGCGCCGGGCGGGTCGCGGCCGAGCACTGGGGCGGCGCGGTCACGGGCCTGCGCGGGGCGCTCGGCGTCGTCGACCGCCTGCCCACCCCGCTCGTGACCGCGGCCTCGAAGGTCGGGCGCGCCGTGCTGGGCGCGGACGTCGTGCCGCTCGTCGGTGCGGACCTGCCCGGGCCGGGACCGCGTCGCGTGGCGTCGGCCGGGGCCGTCGCCGACGCGTCGGTCGTCTTCTTCCAGTCCTGCATGGGCTCGCTCTTCTCTCCCGCCGAGGACTCTCCCAGCCCGGGCGGCGTGGGTCCGGCGTTCCTCGCGCTGTGCGAGCGCTCGGGGATCCAGGTCGCGATCCCCGAGCCGATCGCGGGCCTGTGCTGCGGCACCCCCTGGGTCTCCAAGGGGCTGACCGACGGTGCGACCGCGATGGCCGAACGGGCCTTCGCCGCGCTCTGGGCCGCGACCGACGGCGGCAGGCTGCCCGTCGTCTCGGACGCGTCGAGCTGCACCCACGGGCTCGAGGGGATCGGCTCGCACCTGACCGGTGAGGCCCGCGAGTGGTTCGGTCGGCTGCGCGTCCTGGACGCCGTGACGTTCGTCCGCAGAGACGTCCTGCCCGCGCTCGAGGCGAGCGGCCGCTGCCCCCGGGCCGTCGGTACGACGCTGGGCTCGCTCGTCCTGCACCCGACGTGCTCGTCGATCCACCTGGGGGTCGTCGGCGACCTCGAGGCGGTCGCCCGCGCGGTGGCCGACGACGTCGTCCTCCCCCTCGACGCGGGATGCTGCGGGTTCGCGGGCGACCGCGGGATGCTCCACCCCGAGCTCACCGCGGCTGCGACGCGTACGGAAGCCGCCGAGGTCGCGGCCCACGCGCGCGATCACGGCACCGCGGACGCGTACGCGTCGAGCAACCGGACGTGCGAGATGGGGCTGAGCCGGGCGACGGGGCAGGACTACGTGCACGTCGTCGAGCTGCTCGAGGCGGCCACCCGCCCCTGA
- a CDS encoding MurR/RpiR family transcriptional regulator — protein MTGDGLVRIRQALPTLRPAEARIAEAVLADPTAVVGSTINELAARAGASQATVVRFCRAIGYAGYPEFRIDLAQATSRREMELERSNVAHGEINETDTAEDVVAKIAFHEARTIEETARMLDLGALEQVAAAVAAAPRVDVFGVGSSQLTGQDLAQKLQRIGLVCFAAPDPHLQLQSAALLRPGAVAIGISHSGQTVETNHALGIAQARGATTVAITNFPESPLGQEAGIVLGTTARETQFRSGALSSRIAQLAVVDFLFVRVAQRLYEQTSANLKATYDAVQPHRLDGERKARA, from the coding sequence ATGACAGGTGATGGACTCGTCCGCATCCGGCAGGCCCTGCCGACGCTCCGCCCGGCCGAGGCCCGGATCGCGGAGGCCGTGCTCGCGGACCCGACCGCCGTCGTCGGGTCCACGATCAACGAGCTCGCGGCGCGAGCGGGCGCCTCGCAGGCCACGGTCGTGCGCTTCTGCCGGGCGATCGGCTACGCGGGCTACCCCGAGTTCCGGATCGACCTCGCCCAGGCCACGTCGCGCCGCGAGATGGAGCTCGAGCGCTCGAACGTCGCGCACGGCGAGATCAACGAGACCGACACGGCCGAGGACGTCGTCGCGAAGATCGCGTTCCACGAGGCGCGGACGATCGAGGAGACCGCGCGCATGCTCGACCTCGGCGCGCTCGAGCAGGTCGCGGCGGCGGTCGCGGCCGCGCCCCGCGTCGACGTGTTCGGCGTCGGGTCGAGCCAGCTCACGGGGCAGGACCTCGCGCAGAAGCTCCAGCGCATCGGGCTCGTGTGCTTCGCCGCGCCCGACCCGCACCTCCAGCTCCAGTCCGCAGCGCTGCTGCGCCCGGGCGCGGTCGCGATCGGGATCTCGCACAGCGGGCAGACGGTCGAGACGAACCACGCGCTCGGCATCGCGCAGGCGCGCGGGGCGACGACCGTCGCGATCACGAACTTCCCCGAGTCCCCGCTGGGCCAGGAGGCCGGCATCGTCCTGGGCACCACGGCGCGCGAGACGCAGTTCCGCTCGGGCGCCCTGTCGAGCCGCATCGCGCAGCTCGCGGTCGTCGACTTCCTGTTCGTCCGCGTGGCCCAGCGCCTGTACGAGCAGACGAGCGCCAACCTCAAGGCGACCTACGACGCGGTCCAGCCCCACCGGCTCGACGGGGAGCGCAAGGCCCGGGCATGA
- a CDS encoding BadF/BadG/BcrA/BcrD ATPase family protein — translation MQDAAPGRPDARADVARTATGSPRWIVAIDVGGSGSRLVAARLERDPDTDLAATPDAHRTSLTGRPVAIGPDGSDVADVVHDLGAAFVTAWTETHGEPPVVAAAAVGATGVATLVPDPTAVHDALRASLGAERTAVAADAVTAHLGALSGRAGAVVAVGTGTIALGTDLHEIWQRVDGWGHLLGDLGSASWIGAHGLRAALAAHDRRSTGGSRPLLAAATARFGPAPTWPAQLYTRPDRAQVLGSFTPDVAAAAAAGDPAAVQILTEAGRHLAESLAAALVPGLPPLAAATGGVLAAGPSLTGALTRRFAALRPDAELVPSAGTPLDGALHLARLLAESTGSTGDPGGTEGTAALVAHEPWLSLGGPHPDPAPATGTSTSSAPRTDSHPDSHPAPITGDPT, via the coding sequence ATGCAGGACGCCGCCCCCGGCCGCCCGGACGCCCGTGCAGACGTCGCGAGGACCGCCACGGGCTCCCCCCGCTGGATCGTCGCGATCGACGTCGGCGGGAGCGGCAGCCGCCTGGTCGCGGCCCGGCTCGAGCGCGATCCCGACACCGACCTCGCCGCCACCCCTGACGCCCACCGCACGAGCCTCACCGGTCGCCCGGTCGCGATCGGACCCGACGGCAGCGACGTCGCCGACGTCGTGCACGACCTCGGCGCGGCGTTCGTCACGGCCTGGACCGAGACTCACGGCGAGCCCCCCGTGGTCGCCGCCGCCGCGGTCGGCGCGACGGGCGTCGCGACCCTGGTCCCGGACCCGACCGCCGTCCACGACGCGCTCCGCGCGAGCCTCGGGGCCGAGCGCACAGCGGTCGCGGCCGACGCCGTGACCGCCCACCTCGGCGCGCTGAGCGGCCGGGCGGGCGCGGTGGTCGCGGTCGGCACCGGCACGATCGCCCTGGGCACGGACCTCCACGAGATCTGGCAGCGCGTCGACGGCTGGGGTCACCTTCTCGGCGACCTCGGCTCGGCGTCGTGGATCGGCGCCCACGGGCTGCGGGCGGCGCTCGCCGCGCACGACCGTCGTTCGACGGGCGGCTCGCGCCCGCTGCTCGCCGCCGCCACGGCACGGTTCGGCCCCGCCCCGACCTGGCCCGCCCAGCTCTACACGCGCCCCGACCGCGCCCAGGTCCTCGGGTCGTTCACGCCCGACGTCGCGGCAGCCGCCGCGGCGGGCGACCCGGCGGCCGTGCAGATCCTCACCGAGGCCGGACGGCACCTGGCCGAGTCGCTCGCGGCGGCCCTCGTCCCCGGGCTGCCGCCGCTCGCCGCGGCCACGGGGGGCGTCCTGGCGGCGGGCCCGTCACTGACGGGAGCGCTCACGCGTCGCTTCGCCGCGCTGCGCCCCGACGCCGAGCTCGTCCCCTCCGCGGGCACCCCGCTCGACGGCGCGCTGCACCTGGCCCGGCTGCTCGCCGAGAGCACGGGCAGCACCGGGGACCCCGGGGGCACCGAGGGCACCGCGGCGCTCGTCGCGCACGAGCCGTGGCTGAGCCTCGGAGGTCCTCACCCGGACCCCGCACCCGCCACCGGTACCAGCACCAGCTCCGCCCCCCGGACCGACAGCCACCCCGACAGCCACCCCGCACCGATCACAGGAGATCCGACATGA
- a CDS encoding lipoate--protein ligase family protein, which produces MRGEYKVPGGKLVAVDVETDEGRLSRVALSGDFFLEPDDALDDINAALTGLPETSTVADLAQAIEAVLTDDITMVGFSPEAVAIAVRRALGHATGWGDHVFEIIHEGPEQPAMHLALDQVLTEELDAGRRGPTLRIWEWGAPAVIIGSFQSLANEVDPEGAAKHGITVVRRISGGGAMFVEPGNTITYSLTVPASLVEGLSFERSYAFLDDWVLGALADVGVHATYKPLNDIASPAGKIAGAAQKRLRGGAVLHHVTMAYDIDADKMLEVLRIGREKMSDKGTKSANKRVDPVRSQTGMAREEVIEAFKAHFRSRYRTVDGAVTADERAQAEELVRTKFGTEEWTARVP; this is translated from the coding sequence ATGAGAGGCGAGTACAAGGTTCCCGGTGGCAAGCTCGTGGCGGTCGACGTCGAGACCGACGAGGGGAGGCTGTCCCGCGTCGCGCTGAGCGGAGACTTCTTCCTCGAGCCCGACGACGCGCTCGACGACATCAACGCCGCCCTGACCGGGCTGCCCGAGACGTCGACCGTCGCCGACCTGGCGCAGGCGATCGAGGCCGTCCTGACCGACGACATCACCATGGTCGGGTTCTCGCCCGAGGCCGTCGCGATCGCGGTGCGCCGCGCGCTCGGTCACGCGACCGGCTGGGGTGACCACGTCTTCGAGATCATCCACGAGGGACCCGAGCAGCCCGCGATGCACCTCGCGCTCGACCAGGTCCTGACCGAGGAGCTCGACGCCGGCCGGCGCGGCCCGACGCTGCGCATCTGGGAGTGGGGCGCGCCCGCGGTCATCATCGGGTCGTTCCAGTCGCTCGCGAACGAGGTCGACCCCGAGGGGGCCGCGAAGCACGGCATCACCGTGGTCCGCCGGATCTCGGGCGGCGGCGCCATGTTCGTCGAGCCCGGCAACACCATCACGTACTCGTTGACCGTCCCGGCCTCGCTCGTCGAGGGGCTGAGCTTCGAGCGCTCGTACGCGTTCCTCGACGACTGGGTGCTGGGGGCGCTCGCCGACGTCGGCGTGCACGCCACGTACAAGCCGCTCAACGACATCGCGTCCCCGGCCGGCAAGATCGCGGGCGCCGCGCAGAAGCGCCTGCGCGGGGGAGCGGTGCTGCACCACGTGACCATGGCGTACGACATCGACGCCGACAAGATGCTCGAGGTCCTGCGCATCGGTCGCGAGAAGATGAGCGACAAGGGCACCAAGAGCGCCAACAAGCGCGTCGACCCGGTGCGCTCGCAGACCGGCATGGCGCGCGAGGAGGTCATCGAGGCCTTCAAGGCGCACTTCCGGTCGCGGTACCGCACGGTCGACGGTGCCGTGACGGCCGACGAGCGCGCGCAGGCCGAGGAGCTCGTGCGCACGAAGTTCGGCACCGAGGAGTGGACCGCGCGCGTGCCGTGA